A single window of Aspergillus flavus chromosome 4, complete sequence DNA harbors:
- a CDS encoding putative cytochrome P450, with protein MDLTLHLILFLCFWACYLLFEKQLQQRSPLPPGPTPLPIIGNILQFKRKQAVWETISQWSDQYGPIMSFKVASRTIIVLSTNQAIRDVLEKTPVNSSRPRFIGVNENLTRSMMPIFLPISDKWKAIHRVQLSLVNSRSAKGIAEIQLLTAKQHLFNMLENANYDIADHINRFTSNVVSTVLFGTNIGSVSQTKSNGKFGLADQFIASICVEHALVDLFPILEHIPGVARLGASKGNAWFESIRQQYTEDIQRAINSPTWSMIKAAHQQKIGGMSEDAFRMWNVEMEFALGMTSSMMIANLVAMAVSHSHEFRQVQSEIDRVVGPERLPTADDLAHLPRLHAFVKEGIRVAPIVPFSVPHAAVEENEYMGYRIPVDAIILPNQWHINREPKYFEDPAEFKPQRWIDNPNLPGPALFGYGIRICPGRQTANNGGVKEPPNVLETLIMKLPTSSIRYSCRSSVHRDLIQKEWLASDDDPSSILNTLGSSLGF; from the exons ATGGATCTTACTCTTCATCTCATCCTGTTCCTTTGTTTTTGGGCTTGTTATCTGCTTTTCGAAAAGCAACTGCAACAACGCTCTCCGTTACCTCCTGGTCCGACCCCTCTTCCTATTATTGGGAATATCCTTCAGTTCAAAAGGAAACAAGCGGTGTGGGAGACTATTTCTCAATGGAGTGATCAATATGGCCCTATAATGAGCTTCAAGGTCGCATCACGGACGATTATCGTCTTGAGCACCAATCAAGCCATTCGGGATGTCCTTGAAAAGACACCCGTTAACAGCAGTCGACCCCGGTTTATTGGGGTCAACGAGAATCTGACACGGTCTATGATGCCTATCTTTTTACCGATCAGTGACAAATGGAAGGCCATCCATCGAGTGCAACTAAGCCTTGTGAATTCACGATCAGCCAAGGGGATAGCAGAAATTCAGTTACTGACGGCAAAGCAACATCTGTTCAACATGCTAGAGAATGCCAACTACGATATCGCCGATCATATCAATCGCTTTACATCAAACGTTGTTTCGACTGTGCTGTTTGGCACCAATATTGGATCAGTCTCCCAGACCAAGAGCAATGGCAAGTTTGGTCTAGCCGACCAATTTATTGCTTCCATATGCGTGGAACATGCGCTGGTTGACCTATTTCCAATTCTCGAGCACATACCAGGTGTTGCCCGGCTGGGTGCTAGCAAAGGTAATGCCTGGTTTGAGTCCATCAGACAACAATATACTGAGGATATACAACGCGCTATCAACTCTCCAACATGGAGCATGATCAAAGCTGCTCACCAGCAAAAGATAGGTGGAATGTCAGAGGACGCCTTCCGCATGTGGAATGTGGAAATGGAATTTGCGTTGGGGATGACATCGTCTATGATGATTGCGAACCTGGTTGCGATGGCTGTGTCACATTCCCATGAATTCCGCCAGGTTCAATCGGAAATCGATCGAGTAGTGGGCCCGGAGCGACTGCCAACCGCGGATGATCTCGCACATCTGCCTAGACTACATGCTTTCGTGAAAGAGGGCATACGGGTAGCGCCAATCGTGCCTTTCTCGGTCCCACATGCAGCcgtggaagaaaatgaataCATGGGCTATCGAATTCCAGTGGATGCCATCATTCTACCTAACCAATGGCATATAAACCGTGAGCCCAAGTACTTTGAAGATCCAGCCGAATTCAAACCTCAACGATGGATAGACAACCCAAACCTTCCTGGTCCGGCTTTGTTCGGGTATGGGATAAGGATCTGCCCCGGTAGGCAGACGGCGAACAATG GAGGGGTAAAGGAACCTCCGAATGTTTTAGAGACTTTAATTATGAAGCTCCCGACATCGAGTATTCGATATTCCTGTCGGAGTTCGGTGCATCGAGACCTCATTCAAAAAGAATGGCTCGCGAGTGACGACGACCCCAGCTCAATTTTGAACACTCTTGGAAGTAGTCTAGGATTCTAG
- a CDS encoding isoprenoid synthase domain-containing protein, giving the protein METASIALCQERLCSKIDRPHLLSIQYCYDWIQGLVPYVQPTSLLFNDYMDCQPDSPLSIPNRAEIHALLTQHSIKLDPVKANMPWRSSITNVRQNIHWQAVVDGYTKILQAFAQDETAKRTPSPDVITVADMAMKELKRVENGSSRFVTYMYPFASEHRMRLLAEMQCLSLLFDESWEHHEHDHNQTFFLSLMPPINNKDLHPKTPLQEAVWKSIEAVYEEDERAGGNGGTGLIEFLTNYIKHPTPAKEMKTFTDFMDYRFNDGGMMVCWNSAKFSIGSNLSLQEPKMARIVRLFSDQMLESNDIASFDKEKKHWLSGNAKQFLTTNGTAIIRDLFSLKSDEAAKALAYANQMETERQMDRELGDLLSTGQLSTDEWHLVNAMLYCVTGNLISAVTMCRYGGEAARIPTTKKRPDANRLSGGMWPMILLFSAAVALTSQWYSGAFKSVGFW; this is encoded by the exons ATGGAAACCGCCTCCATTG CACTCTGTCAAGAGCGGCTCTGCTCCAAAATAGACCGACCccatcttctctccatccAATATTGCTATGACTGGATTCAAGGCTTGGTTCCATATGTCCAACCAACATCCCTCCTCTTCAACGATTATATGGACTGTCAACCGGATTCGCCCTTGAGCATCCCTAACCGGGCTGAAATACATGCCCTCCTAACCCAACACTCTATCAAGCTCGATCCCGTCAAGGCCAACATGCCCTGGCGTTCATCCATCACCAATGTCCGACAGAATATACACTGGCAGGCTGTCGTAGATGGATACACCAAGATCCTCCAGGCCTTTGCACAGGATGAAACTGCAAAGCGTACTCCAAGCCCAGATGTGATTACTGTGGCTGATATGGCGATGAAAGAACTCAAACGGGTGGAGAACGGGAGTTCACGTTTTGTCACATATATGTATCCTTTTGCGAGTGAGCATCGCATGAGATTGTTGGCGGAAATGCAGTGTCTTTCACTGCTATTTGATG AATCATGGGAACATCATGAACATGACCAT AATCaaaccttcttcctctccctgaTGCCGCCAATTAATAACAAAGACCTTCACCCCAAAACCCCACTCCAAGAAGCCGTCTGGAAGTCAATTGAGGCAGTctatgaagaggatgaacGCGCTGGTGGTAATGGTGGCACAGGGCTCATCGAGTTCCtaactaattatattaaacaCCCAACCCCGGCCAAAGAGATGAAAACTTTCACCGACTTTATGGATTATCGCTTCAATGACGGAGGCATGAT GGTATGCTGGAACTCAGCCAAATTCTCAATCGGTTCGAATCTCAGTCTCCAAGAGCCAAAAATGGCCCGTATCGTCCGCCTATTCTCAGACCAGATGCTAGAATCTAACGATATCGCCTCGTTTgataaagagaaaaagcacTGGCTGTCTGGAAATGCTAAGCAATTCCTGACAACCAACGGGACCGCCATTATCCGAgatctcttctctttgaaAAGCGACGAAGCAGCGAAAGCGCTTGCATATGCAAACCAAATGGAAACAGAACGCCAAATGGACCGAGAATTAGGGGATTTACTCTCCACGGGCCAATTATCGACCGATGAGTGGCATCTGGTCAATGCGATGCTATACTGTGTTACGGGGAATCTTATTTCAGCTGTTACGATGTGTCGGTATGGGGGTGAGGCTGCTAGAATCCCAActacaaagaaaaggccgGATGCGAATCGATTGAGTGGAGGTATGTGGCCGATGATCTTGTTGTTTTCGGCTGCGGTTGCTTTGACTTCGCAGTGGTATTCGGGTGCGTTTAAGTCGGTTGGGTTTTGGTGA
- a CDS encoding geranylgeranyl pyrophosphate synthase, whose amino-acid sequence MTIVYVRTVMTKFFVRNKSRSVRKSQNPPNGDKLRSKESTPESSGRLSSDTQPGQEKQVCEDGNSKVSTKPEKNIVLAPYNYIAGLPSKNVREIFIQGIHIWIQVPQPTLESIKSITNILHQSSLMFDDLEDESQLRRGKPATHMLYGPAQTINSAVYALVNTFSEVQRLDSSETTEIFIDELQNLHCGQSFDLYWKYHGHIPTVEEYMMMIDHKTGGLFRLCVRLMQAKSISSGPHLELTHFVSLLGRFFQIRDDYQNLMSEEYSHQKGFCEDFDEGKISLPLIYYMQSSGLESDQVKGLLFSRRSSGDGLPLGMKEFILKAMKTNGAIGKTKALLQTMHNDLLTELHRLEASFGLKNPILEGILTKLQV is encoded by the exons ATGACAATAGTTTATGTTAGAACAGTTATGACCAAGTTCTTCGTGAGAAATAAAAGTCGTTCTGTCCGAAAAAGTCAAAATCCGCCAAATGGGGACAAACTTCGCTCCAAGGAATCGACTCCGGAAAGCAGTGGACGTCTTAGTAGCGACACGCAACCGGGCCAAGAGAAACAGGTTTGTGAAGATGGCAACAGTAAAGTGTCCACCAAACCAGAAAAGAAT ATCGTACTGGCTCCCTACAATTACATAGCCGGATTGCCCTCGAAGAACGTGAGAGAAATATTCATTCAAGGCATTCACATATGGATTCAGGTTCCCCAGCCGACCCTTGAATCTATCAAATCTATTACTAACATCCTTCACCAATCAAGTCTTAT GTTCGATGATCTCGAAGACGAGTCTCAACTTCGTCGAGGGAAGCCCGCCACGCACATGTTGTATGGCCCAGCTCAGACCATCAATTCTGCCGTATATGCTCTGGTCAATACCTTCTCAGAAGTGCAGCGACTTGACAGCTCAGAGACAACGGAAATATTCATTG ATGAATTGCAAAACCTCCATTGTGGCCAATCATTTGACCTATACTGGAAGTACCATGGCCATATCCCTACTGTCGAGGAGTatatgatgatgatagaCCACA AAACTGGTGGCTTGTTCCGACTCTGTGTGCGCCTCATGCAGGCTAAATCAATTAGTTCTGG TCCACATCTAGAACTTACCCACTTCGTAAGCCTTCTAGGTCGTTTTTTTCAAATCCGCGATGATTACCAAAATCTCATGTCGGAAGAG TACTCCCATCAGAAAGGATTTTGCGAGGATTTTGACGAAGGCAAGATCTCACTGCCTTTGATATACTACATGCAAAGTTCTGGGTTAGAAAGTGATCAAGTTAAGGGTTTGTTGTTTAGTCGGCGGTCATCAGGCGATGGATTGCCACTTGGAATGAAGGAATTTATTCTCAAAGCAATGAAAACGAATGGAGCTATTGGAAAAACAAAGGCATTGCTACAGACGATGCATAATGATCTTCTTACGGAGCTTCATCGGCTAGAGGCTAGTTTTGGGTTAAAGAATCCGATTCTGGAGGGAATATTGACGAAGTTACAGGTCTAG